In Spiroplasma chinense, the DNA window TGCTTTACAAGGGCATTATTTTTATAATATATATTTCCATTTTATTGATATGCAAAATTAATAGGAGTATTATTATGTAGATGGAACCTATTAGAGGTGAAGCATGTTAAAAAATCTGTTAGAAAAGAATAAAAAAAGAATGCTAATATTTTTATTGCCAATAGTCGCTGGTATAGTCAGCATATTGGCTGTTTTATGTATATTTGAAATAGTAGGCTATTCTTGAATAACTGGTTTTATAATTGCAATAACTTTTGGTTTTATTTCTTTTATATGTCTAAGATTTGCTATAGACAAAATTGTTGATGATCAAAATGTATTTACATTTATATTTTTGGCAATTTTGCGAATTGGGATGTATATGGTTCCATTCCTTATAAGCATTTATTTATCTAATCACATCAACCCCATTGGAGTTGTAATTGGTTTTTTAATAATAGTTATTTTTCCAGTTATTATTAAAGAATAAATTATAAAAATGCCTATACCGTTATTTTTTTATAAAAAAATGAAAAGGGGGAATTTAAATGTTTCTAGTCAGTGAACTGTTAGAATCTTGAAA includes these proteins:
- a CDS encoding MG406 family protein is translated as MLIFLLPIVAGIVSILAVLCIFEIVGYSWITGFIIAITFGFISFICLRFAIDKIVDDQNVFTFIFLAILRIGMYMVPFLISIYLSNHINPIGVVIGFLIIVIFPVIIKE